In Zingiber officinale cultivar Zhangliang chromosome 6A, Zo_v1.1, whole genome shotgun sequence, a single genomic region encodes these proteins:
- the LOC121996143 gene encoding pentatricopeptide repeat-containing protein At1g52640, mitochondrial-like, protein MAARKVAPLTKGLAFLRPQCGGPAFSSVAALVGDLCRVLSDHRSPHHDLHAALRPFASVLTPEAAEEVLRRCRHLPSSVHRFFLWSSALPGFRHAPSAHNALVRALGAARQFPILWSLLSEHREDGRGGDLIRPETFWLLFRFYARARLPDDAVRAFRRMTDFGLDPDLEDFHQLLSPFCRNGLVEAAQSFFDHFKSRFPVNQKTFSILINGWADSRNPKEALRLFDEMLKRGCLVDVAAYNSLISALCKGGELDQAHVRLHEMQKTHGLHPDAGTYAAFVRAACTSHDEHTATRVLDRMRRRNLVPNVFTYNCVIKLLCEKEKMNEAYELLDEMIERGAKPDVWSYNAILAVHCELHEVNKSLRLLLRMDKDACLPDRHTYNMLLKMLIDLGKTDRAMEVWDGMKGRGFYPAAPSYSVMIHGLCKKKGKVEEACRFFEKMVDEGIPPYPDTCEILRDKLLQIGLREQVGVLACKMKMSTSCKIQELSLAMEGRTKVDFVNEKKGQLVEQRSRQNGSRERVCTQQSDARNFRQCRSRERVYCTQHPGA, encoded by the coding sequence ATGGCCGCGAGGAAAGTCGCTCCGCTCACCAAAGGCCTTGCCTTTCTCCGCCCGCAGTGCGGCGGTCCCGCCTTCTCCTCCGTCGCAGCTCTCGTCGGCGACCTATGCCGTGTCCTCAGCGACCACCGTTCCCCCCACCACGATCTCCATGCGGCGCTCCGTCCTTTCGCGTCCGTCCTCACTCCCGAAGCCGCGGAAGAGGTCCTCAGGCGTTGCCGCCACCTCCCCTCCTCCGTCCACCGTTTCTTCCTTTGGTCCTCCGCGCTCCCTGGATTCCGCCACGCTCCTTCCGCCCACAATGCTCTAGTCCGCGCCCTCGGCGCTGCCCGACAGTTCCCTATCCTGTGGTCCCTGCTGTCCGAGCACCGAGAGGACGGACGTGGCGGCGACCTCATCCGGCCCGAAACATTTTGGCTACTCTTCCGCTTCTACGCTCGTGCCCGCCTCCCCGATGATGCTGTCCGAGCTTTCAGAAGGATGACTGACTTCGGCCTCGACCCGGACCTCGAAGACTTCCATCAACTCCTCTCTCCCTTCTGCCGCAATGGCCTCGTAGAAGCCGCACAGTCATTCTTCGACCACTTCAAGTCCCGCTTCCCTGTGAATCAAAAAACTTTTAGCATTTTAATCAACGGATGGGCAGACTCGCGGAACCCGAAGGAAGCCCTGCGgctgttcgatgaaatgcttaAGAGAGGATGCTTGGTTGACGTTGCCGCTTACAACTCCTTGATTTCTGCCCTCTGCAAAGGAGGTGAGCTCGATCAGGCACATGTGCGTTTGCATGAGATGCAGAAGACTCATGGGCTCCATCCTGACGCAGGCACCTATGCTGCATTCGTCCGTGCTGCCTGTACATCCCATGATGAGCACACTGCCACCAGAGTGCTTGACAGAATGAGAAGGCGTAACCTTGTGCCCAACGTCTTCACTTACAATTGTGTCATTAAACTTCTATGTGAGAAAGAGAAGATGAATGAGGCTTATGAGTTGCTTGACGAGATGATTGAGCGAGGCGCTAAGCCTGATGTTTGGAGTTATAACGCAATACTGGCCGTTCATTGCGAACTGCATGAGGTCAATAAATCGCTAAGACTGCTTCTGAGAATGGACAAGGATGCCTGCTTGCCTGACCGGCATACATACaatatgttgttgaagatgttgattGACTTAGGCAAAACAGATCGAGCAATGGAAGTTTGGGATGGGATGAAGGGCAGAGGTTTTTACCCTGCAGCACCATCATATTCCGTAATGATCCATGGATTGTGCAAGAAGAAGGGGAAGGTTGAGGAGGCTTGTCGTTTTTTTGAGAAAATGGTGGATGAGGGAATTCCTCCATATCCTGATACTTGTGAGATTCTTAGGGATAAATTGTTGCAGATTGGGTTAAGAGAACAGGTTGGTGTTCTTGCTTGCAAGATGAAAATGAGCACTTCTTGCAAGATTCAGGAACTATCACTTGCAATGGAGGGAAGAACAAAAGTTGACTTTGTGAATGAAAAAAAAGGGCAACTCGTTGAACAAAGATCCCGCCAAAACGGGTCCCGGGAAAGAGTTTGTACGCAGCAGTCCGATGCACGAAATTTTCGTCAATGCAGGTCTCGGGAAAGGGTTTATTGTACGCAACACCctggtgcatga
- the LOC121993814 gene encoding NAC domain-containing protein 104-like: MSDLPPGFRFFPTDEELVVHFLHRKASCLPCHPDIIPNLDRRLFDPWELNGKALQGGNCQWYFFSHAAAPNRISPSGYWMPVGAKETVTSGGRAVGMKTTLVFYAGQVPEGIKTNWVMDEYQLIDGATAPNGKSSSSMKRGSKKRRDLNLVVCRVYEASFFHVEENELSCLDEVFLSLDDLEEISMPK; encoded by the exons ATGAGTGATCTCCCTCCTGGTTTCCGGTTCTTCCCCACTGATGAAGAGCTCGTCGTCCACTTCCTCCATCGCAAGGCCTCATGCCTCCCGTGCCACCCTGACATCATTCCCAACCTCGATCGACGCCTCTTCGATCCATGGGAACTCAATG GTAAAGCCCTGCAAGGAGGCAATTGCCAATGGTACTTCTTCAGCCATGCAGCCGCCCCGAATCGGATCTCTCCGAGCGGATATTGGATGCCGGTCGGAGCCAAAGAGACGGTAACCAGCGGAGGCAGGGCTGTGGGCATGAAGACTACTCTCGTCTTCTACGCAGGCCAAGTCCCCGAGGGCATAAAAACCAATTGGGTGATGGATGAATACCAACTGATAGATGGCGCCACCGCGCCCAACGGCAAGAGCAGCTCATCCATGAAGAgaggaagcaagaagagaaga GATCTCAACTTGGTGGTCTGTCGAGTGTACGAGGCGAGCTTCTTCCATGTGGAGGAGAACGAGCTTTCGTGCTTGGACGAGGTGTTCTTATCGTTGGACGATCTGGAAGAAATCAGCATGCCCAAGTAG
- the LOC121996144 gene encoding uncharacterized protein LOC121996144 — protein sequence MEGGSGDLQCVGKLEITKHKPVGFLCGTLPVPTDSTFPISQSALLPPPQITGVPRYQMLPAETDLNTLPLLSNLPEKVFPSSGKTSDGFHMESIPIIQNLSQKCEALAVSGLTEYGDEIDVVAPADILKQIFKIPYSKAQLSVTVQRIGNTLILNTGPDFEEGEKVFIRQSNQSRSSDPSIFLNFAMHSVRVEACDCPPSHQPSSAEQSDSTILPGHFGQREVPLVSSADAHASKSQYLDQNASGSRKPSHGNRDAYFWDGKQNKPKTRRRPDPVKNSSEIGEKPRLPMQDPDKFKRLGNSGFLRVLFWQFHNFRMLLGSDLLLFSNEKYVAVSLHLWDVSRQVTPLTWLEAWLDNVMASVPELAICYHQNGVVQGYELLKTDDIFLLKGISPDGTPAFHPEVVQKNGLSVLRFLQDNCKQDPGAYWLYKGAGEDVIQLFDLSVLPKKHSDDGHDKSCSSLSSLMSKGRRDSLFSLGKLLYRVAHRLSLSKASDNKVKCAQFFKKCLDFLSEQDHLVVRAYAHEQFARLILKCYEELEFTSEYFLPESEVTVTDLEEESSEFSLESKSQNKGLSRDAGCDTLKESGMVKLKTNIQLSTTTEIGTSEIKVSSRSHDGLVMCQDASSSPMVRTVADPISSKLAAIHHVSQAIKSLRWKRQLQNTQVELIDHGNKIHDRSSSVSFLCACGDADCIEICDIREWLPKSRIDRKMWKLILLLGESYLSLGEAYKEDGQLHQTLKVVELACLLYGSMPKHLEDAQFVSSIASSSACEFKFDRDSTYIVTDAVADLNTMLNEDARFSSQLSPTSLFWAKVWTLVGDVYVEYDRINGRDISVQAKNDALRSEARMPNEVVKEVKRMKKKLGRYNRNCNTCSLMNCSCQSDRVSSGNSASSSSGDSSSFYYRKQSRKLPLRNFSYSLSEQTQVNKNPYKAGISISNVSESNDFQDNKYNDAPATGLKGEELKEGFLQTSVGGYNNVKDACLGNAEETVNSEPCNADTSKARSGGIFKFLEGPKLGDVEYNLSAAVDCYSAASKVMDGAPPDVVEFSSVLKRWGWVSNELGRYRLEKKNLVDAEVAFADAIKVFKQVSDHTNIILINCNLGHGRRALAEELIVKMEELKQYDPLQNAYKQAMKSAKSEYIKSLEHYSAALAELNSVRERVDASMYNEVQTQYANTYLRYGMLLEKESVISEGYDVGHMDLLLDDNKNKEYQKYAISASDAFREALATYEALGELRKQEIAFAQFQLACYYKNLCFKFLDLDHKLVNDSKCQDKNKKKAKWYASLAEKNWEKCITFYGPKIYPVMYLNILMELSSLELRLSDSLHISSMMEAALGHLLEGRQVVDADNNCSPDEISAIKDKLWNQLQALLKGMLAISRSGNANKSRATGQMGKLKKMYRIALRPASLHELHAMHKLWVS from the exons ATGGAGGGCGGCTCGGGAGACCTCCAGTGTGTCGGGAAGCTGGAGATCACGAAGCACAAGCCCGTTGGGTTCCTCTGCGGTACCCTCCCCGTCCCCACCGATTCCACCTTCCCTATCTCGCAATCCGCTCTCCTGCCGCCCCCCCAAAT AACTGGAGTTCCACGATACCAGATGCTTCCGGCCGAGACCGATCTCAATACCCTGCCTTTGTTGTCCAACCTCCCGGAGAAAGTCTTCCCTTCCTCTGGGAAGACAAGTGACG GATTTCACATGGAGAGCATCCCAATTATCCAAAATTTATCTCAGAAGTGTGAGGCTCTTGCTGTATCTGGTCTGACTGAGTATGGTGATGAAATAGATGTGGTAGCTCCTGCTGACATCCTTAAGCAGATTTTTAAAATACCATACTCCAAGGCTCAGTTATCGGTCACTGTTCAACGTATTGGAAACACACTCATCCTTAATACTGG CCCTGATTTTGAGGAAGGAGAAAAGGTTTTCATAAGACAGAGCAATCAATCTAGAAGTTCTGATCCTTCAATTTTCTTAAACTTTGCTATGCACTCTGTTAGAGTTGAGGCATGTGACTGCCCACCTAGTCACCAGCCGTCCTCTGCAGAGCAATCGGATTCTACCATCTTACCAGGACATTTTGGACAACGAGAGGTTCCTTTGGTTTCTTCTGCAGATGCTCATGCTAGTAAATCTCAATATCTCGATCAAAATGCCAGTGGCAGTCGAAAGCCTTCTCATGGGAATCGAGATGCATATTTCTGGGATGGAAAGCAGAACAAGCCAAAGACTAGAAGAAGACCAGATCCTGTTAAAAATTCTTCAGAAATTGGTGAGAAACCCAGATTGCCAATGCAAGACCCTGATAAGTTTAAGAGACTGGGAAATAGTGGCTTTCTGAGGGTCTTATTTTGGCAATTTCACAATTTTAGGATGCTTTTGGGTTCTGATTTGCTTCTGTTTAGCAATGAGAAATATGTCGCAGTAAGCCTGCATCTTTGGGATGTCTCTAGACAG GTTACTCCTTTGACATGGCTTGAAGCATGGCTTGATAATGTAATGGCTAGTGTACCTGAGTTAGCTATCTGCTACCATCAAAATGGTGTTGTTCAAGGCTATGAACTTTTAAAGACTGATGATATCTTCCTCCTTAAGGGCATCTCTCCAGATGGAACTCCTGCTTTTCATCCAGAAGTTGTCCAAAAAAATGGGCTTTCAGTGCTTAGGTTTCTTCAGGATAACTGCAAACAAGATCCTGGTGCTTATTGG CTCTATAAGGGTGCAGGAGAAGATGTAATTCAACTGTTTGATCTCTCTGTCTTACCTAAAAAACATTCAGATGATGGTCATGATAAAAGTTGTAGTTCTTTGTCATCATTGATGAGCAAGGGAAGAAGAGATTCGTTGTTTTCTCTTGGCAAACTTCTGTATCGTGTAGCTCACAGATTGTCACTTTCAAAG GCATCTGATAACAAAGTGAAGTGTGCACAATTCTTCAAGAAATGCTTGGATTTTCTTAGTGAGCAGGATCATCTA GTTGTCCGTGCATATGCTCATGAACAATTTGCAAGACTAATTTTGAAATGCTATGAGGAACTTGAATTTACATCAGAATATTTTCTTCCTGAGTCAGAAGTTACTGTTACTGACTTGGAGGAAGAATCTTCTGAATTTTCTCTAGAATCAAAATCCCAAAATAAGGGATTGTCTCGTGATGCTGGATGTGACACATTGAAAGAATCTGGAATGGTAAAACTCAAAACAAATATTCAGTTATCCACAACCACTGAAATTGGAACATCAGAAATCAAGGTTAGTTCTAGATCACATGATGGCTTGGTGATGTGTCAGGATGCAAGTTCATCACCTATGGTTAGAACAGTTGCTGATCCAATCTCCTCTAAGTTAGCTGCAATACACCATGTGTCCCAAGCTATCAAATCTCTCAGGTGGAAGCGTCAACTGCAGAACACTCAAGTTGAATTGATAGACCACGGGAACAAAATTCATGACCGATCATCCTCTGTCAGTTTTTTATGTGCTTGTGGTGATGCTGACTGTATTGAAATTTGTGATATCCGCGAATGGCTTCCAAAATCTCGAATTGATCGCAAAATGTGGAAACTTATTCTTTTGCTGGGAGAATCATATCTATCTCTAGGGGAGGCTTATAAGGAGGATGGGCAATTGCATCAGACTCTCAAAGTTGTAGAATTAGCTTGTTTGCTTTATGGTTCAATGCCTAAACATCTGGAGGATGCACAATTTGTCTCATCTATCGCAAGTAGCTCAGCATGTGAGTTCAAGTTTGACAGAGATAGTACATATATAGTAACAGATGCAGTAGCAGATTTGAACACAATGCTCAATGAGGATGCCCGTTTCAGTAGTCAACTTTCTCCTACCAGCTTATTCTGGGCTAAAGTATGGACACTTGTTGGGGATGTATATGTGGAATATGATAGAATAAATGGTAGAGATATATCAGTTCAAGCTAAAAATGACGCATTGAGAAGTGAAGCGCGAATGCCAAATGAAGTTGTAAAGGAGGTTAAACGCATGAAGAAGAAGCTGGGACGGTATAATCGAAACTGTAATACTTGTTCATTGATGAACTGTAGCTGCCAGAGTGATAGGGTGAGCAGTGGAAACAGTGCAAGCAGTAGTTCTGGAGATTCTTCCTCATTTTACTATAGAAAACAGAGCAGAAAATTACCTTTGAGAAACTTTTCATATTCTCTTTCTGAACAAACTCAAGTTAATAAAAATCCATATAAGGCAGGTATATCAATATCGAATGTTTCTGAATCCAATGATTTTCAGGATAATAAATATAACGATGCACCTGCTACTGGGTTAAAAGGAGAGGAACTGAAAGAAGGGTTTCTACAAACAAGTGTTGGTGGTTATAACAATGTTAAGGATGCTTGCTTAGGGAATGCTGAAGAAACGGTTAATTCTGAACCGTGTAATGCAGATACTTCCAAGGCAAGGAGTGGAGGCATTTTTAAATTTCTTGAAGGTCCTAAGCTTGGAGATGTTGAGTACAATCTATCTGCAGCTGTAGATTGTTACAGTGCTGCCAGTAAAGTGATGGACGGAGCACCTCCTGATGTAGTTGAATTTAGTTCTGTCCTGAAGAGGTGGGGTTGGGTGTCCAATGAACTTGGCCGATACAGACTGGAAAAAAAGAACTTAGTTGATGCTGAAGTTGCATTTGCAGATGCTATAAAGGTATTTAAACAAGTTTCTGACCATACCAATATCATATTAATTAACTGTAACTTGGGCCATGGGAGAAGAGCATTGGCTGAAGAGCTAATTGTTAAAATGGAGGAACTCAAGCAATATGACCCACTCCAAAATGCATACAAACAAGCTATGAAATCAGCCAAGTCTGAGTACATAAAATCCTTAGAACACTATAGCGCTGCTTTGGCAGAATTGAACTCTGTTCGGGAGAGGGTCGACGCTTCTATGTATAATGAAGTACAAACCCAGTATGCTAACACTTATCTGAGGTATGGAATGCTTTTGGAAAAGGAAAGTGTAATAAGTGAGGGTTATGATGTTGGACACATGGATCTGCTGCTTGATGATAATAAAAATAAGGAATACCAAAAGTATGCCATTTCTGCAAGTGATGCTTTTAGGGAGGCTTTGGCAACATATGAAGCTCTTGGTGAGTTACGTAAGCAGGAGATTGCTTTTGCTCAGTTCCAGCTTGCTTGCTACTACAAGAATCTATGCTTCAAGTTCCTTGATTTGGATCACAAACTAGTCAATGATTCTAAATGTCAGgacaaaaataagaaaaaggcTAAATGGTATGCTTCTTTAGCAGAGAAAAATTGGGAGAAATGTATCACTTTCTATGGTCCAAAGATATATCCTGTTATGTACCTTAATATTCTTATGGAACTATCATCCCTTGAGCTGCGCCTTTCAGATTCATTACACATAAGCTCA ATGATGGAAGCTGCTCTAGGCCACCTGCTTGAAGGTCGCCAAGTTGTTGATGCGGACAACAATTGTTCACCTGATGAGATTTCTGCGATCAAAGACAAGCTCTGGAATCAGTTGCAGGCCCTGCTGAAGGGCATGCTGGCCATTTCCCGCTCAGGTAATGCAAACAAATCCAGAGCAACTGGTCAGATGGGAAAGCTTAAGAAAATGTATAGAATAGCATTGAGGCCAGCCAGTCTACATGAGTTGCACGCGATGCATAAGTTATGGGTATCGTAA